Proteins from a genomic interval of Acomys russatus chromosome 19, mAcoRus1.1, whole genome shotgun sequence:
- the Cmklr1 gene encoding chemerin-like receptor 1 encodes MEYDSYNYSGAYSDEYAEGFGPIMDLEEADPPDTNVARVFLVVIYSLVCFLGILGNGLVIVIATFKMKKTVNTVWFLNLAVADFLFNVFLPIHITYAAMDYHWVFGKAMCKISNFLLSHNMYTSVFLLTVISFDRCISVLLPVWSQNHRSIRLSYVTCVVVWVLAFFLSSPSLVFRDTTSVHGKISCFNNFSLSAPEPFPHLTHPEMSSIRYSRHVVVTLTRFLCGFLIPVFAITACYLTIVFKLQRNRLAKTKKPFKIIITIIITFFLCWCPYHTLYLLELHHTAVPASVFSLGLPLATALAIANSCMNPILYVFMGQDFKKFKVALFSRLANALSEDTGPSSYPSHRSFTKMSSLNEKASGNEKETGTL; translated from the coding sequence ATGGAGTACGACAGTTACAACTATTCCGGCGCCTACAGTGATGAGTATGCCGAAGGCTTTGGCCCCATCATGGACTTGGAGGAGGCGGATCCGCCGGACACCAATGTGGCCCGGGTCTTTCTGGTGGTGATCTACAGCTTAGTGTGCTTCCTTGGGATCCTAGGCAACGGCCTGGTGATTGTCATTGCCACCTTCAAGATGAAGAAGACAGTGAACACGGTGTGGTTCCTCAACCTGGCAGTGGCTGATTTCCTGTTCAATGTCTTCCTGCCAATCCATATCACCTATGCCGCCATGGACTACCACTGGGTGTTCGGGAAGGCTATGTGCAAGATAAGTAACTTCCTGCTCAGCCACAACATGTACACCAGCGTCTTCCTGCTGACCGTCATCAGCTTTGACCGCTGCATCTCTGTGCTGCTTCCTGTCTGGTCCCAGAACCACCGCAGCATCCGTCTGTCCTACGTGACTTGTGTGGTCGTCTGGGTCCTGGCTTTCTTCTTGAGTTCCCCGTCTCTTGTCTTCCGGGACACGACCAGCGTGCATGGGAAAATATCCTGTTTCAACAACTTCAGCTTGTCTGCACCTGAGCCTTTCCCCCATCTCACCCACCCCGAAATGAGTTCCATAAGGTATAGCAGACACGTGGTGGTCACCCTAACCCGCTTCCTTTGTGGCTTCCTGATCCCCGTCTTCGCCATCACAGCCTGTTACCTCACCATTGTCTTCAAGCTGCAGCGCAACCGCTTGGCCAAGACCAAGAAACCCTTCAagatcatcatcaccatcatcatcaccttcttcctctgctgGTGCCCCTACCACACACTGTACCTGCTAGAGCTCCACCACACAGCTGTGCCGGCCTCTGTCTTTAGCCTGGGGTTGCCCTTGGCCACTGCCCTCGCTATCGCCAACAGCTGCATGAATCCCATTCTGTACGTCTTCATGGGCCAGGACTTTAAGAAATTCAAGGTGGCTCTTTTCTCCCGCCTGGCCAATGCCCTAAGTGAGGACACAGGACCCTCTTCCTATCCCAGTCACAGGAGCTTCACCAAGATGTCGTCCTTGAATGAGAAGGCTTCAGGGAATGAGAAGGAGACAGGTACACTCTGA